The following DNA comes from Candidatus Poribacteria bacterium.
CCCGGTTTGAGCGCACGGCAGATATTCTGCATCATCTCATACGGATGCGAAAACTCATGATAGACATCTACCATAATGGCGAGATCAACCGAATTCGGGGGCAATTTCGGATCGGTAATTGTGCCTAAGACTCCTTTGATATTGGTAATACCTTCTTCTGCCATCTTCTCAGCAAGGATATCAAGCATTTCCTGCTGAATTTCAACACCGTAAATGACACCTGTCTCGCCGATTTTCGGTGAGATTTTCCGAGCGATATAGCCTGTGCCGATCCCGATATCCGCAACAACATCCCCCTCTTTGAGGTTCAGCAGCTCAACGAGGCGGTTCGGCATCTCTTCACGTTCACGTTCCGGACGTTCCAACCATTCCGCCCCTTGGTGCCCCATTACGTGAGAAATTTCGCGACCCATATAGAACTTGCCGATCCCGTCTCGACTTGGTGTACGCTGTTCATAGCGTGTACTCGCTGGACGTGTGTACGCTGTCTCTGATTGCGACTCGCCGCTTGGCACCGTTGGGGCATACGTTAGCAGAAAACCCACGCCGACAATGCATGTCAAAACATAAAATTTCCTAAGCATCGGTTTTGTACTACCCTCCT
Coding sequences within:
- a CDS encoding class I SAM-dependent methyltransferase; protein product: MLRKFYVLTCIVGVGFLLTYAPTVPSGESQSETAYTRPASTRYEQRTPSRDGIGKFYMGREISHVMGHQGAEWLERPEREREEMPNRLVELLNLKEGDVVADIGIGTGYIARKISPKIGETGVIYGVEIQQEMLDILAEKMAEEGITNIKGVLGTITDPKLPPNSVDLAIMVDVYHEFSHPYEMMQNICRALKPGGRVVFVEYRAEDPHVPIKRLHKMSELQVIKEATPHPLSWIETLKDLPWQHVIIFEKIGGQ